CGCTGACGCAGCAAACGCGCATAGCCGTCGCGATCACAGCCTTCCAGCTCACTACCGGGTAACTTGCCATTTTTGGTCCATGCCTTACCCGCGTTAGGATAGTATTGTGCCAGTTTATCCATAGCGTGTTCAGCCAGTTTACGATAAGTTGTTAGCTTACCGCCAAATACGGACAGTAATGGCGTCTGGCCTTGCTCATCCTGCACATCCAGCGTGTAATCACGGGTGATCGCTTGTGGTGAATCGGATTCATCATCACACAGGGGACGAACGCCAGAGTAAGTCCAGACAATATCATCGCGACCAAGTTGTTTCTTAAAGTGGTCGTTATAGACTTTCAGCAAATAGTCGATCTCTTTATCTTCAATTTTGACTTCTTTTGGATCGCCTTTGTATTCAACATCCGTTGTACCGATGATGGAAAATTCATCATTCCATGGAATAACGAACACGATACGATGATCTTCATTTTGCAGAATATAAGCCTGCGGTTCATCGTGAACGCGAGGCACAACGATGTGGCTACCTTTAATCAAGCGGATGCCATAAGGTGATTTCAGTTGCAGGCCGTTATCGAAGAAATTTTTCACCCACGGGCCTGTTGCGTTGACCAAACCTTTCGCACGCCATGTATTGGTTTCGCCAGTTTTGAGGTCTGTGGCTTCAACCATCCAATAACCATTTTCACGCCATGCACGGGTTACTTGGGTGCGGGTACGTACTTCGCCGCCGTGTTTCTGCACTTCCTGAGCGTTCAGAACCACCAAACGCGCATCGTCAACCCAACAGTCGGAGTATTCAAAGCCACGGGTGATAGATGACTTCAATACTGAGTTTGTGCCAAATTTCAGCCCCTTGCTGCCTGGTAAGCTGACGCGTTTACCTAAGTTATCGTACAAGAATAAGCCAATGCGGATCATCCACGCTGGGCGCAGGTGTGGTTGATGTGGCAGACGAAAACGCATCGGGAATGCAATATGGGGAGCCAGTTTTAAAAGCACTTCACGTTCTGCCAGTGCTTCACTGACTAAACGAAACTCATAATGTTCCAGATAGCGTAAGCCACCGTGGATCAGCTTGGAGCTGGCAGATGAAGTTGCACTGGCCAAATCTTGACCTTCCAACAATAGGACAGAAAGTCCTCGGCCAGCAGCATCTGCCGCAATACCAGCGCCGTTAATTCCGCCGCCGATTACAATCAAGTCTTTGGTTTCCATTGCATCCCCTTTGAAATGTTCGAAACAGTTCTTTAATGTTCGTTTTCGCTCAAGAATTGTAATCAAAAATTCATCAGTCGCCAACCATTAACTCAGAAAAAACATATTCACGTGATAGAGGTAACAAAATCTTCTTATATACATAAGATTAATAAGGATTTCGTGGGATACAAATTTGAGAGGGAATATTGACGGAAATGAGCCCCACCAAAATATCAGGTGGGGATATTATTGCCTAAAAAATGGTTAGCACAATTCCAGCTTGACGTTGTGCTGTTCGATGATTTTCTGGACGCCAGTAGGAGGTGCTTTATCAGTGAACAAAAAATCAATCAGGTTCATGTTACCGAGATTCACCATTGCATTGCGGCCGAATTTTGAATGGTCGGCAACCAGCATGACACAGCGGGAGTTTTCGATAATGGCACGTTTGGTACGCACTTCGTGGTAATCGAATTCCAGCAGTGAACCATCACTATCAATACCGCTGATCCCAAGAATGCCGAAATCAAGGCGGAATTGGGAAATAAAGTCTAGCGTTGCTTCACCAATGATGCCGCCATCGCGGGAGCGCACTTCACCACCCGCTAAAATCAGGCGGAAATCTTCTTTGCCCATAAATAGAGTTGCGACGTTGAGATTGTTGGTGACAATCCGTAAATCGCGATGGTTGAGCAGGGCATGTGCTACAGCCTCTGGCGTCGTTCCAATATCGATGAACAGGGTTGCGCCGTTTGGAATTTGGGTAGCAACCTGTTGTGCAATGCGAGCTTTTTCATCCGACCACATGATCTTACGGTCATGATAGGCTGTGTTGACGGAGCTGGATGGCAACGCGGCACCGCCGTGATGACGCTGGATCTTATTTTTATCTGCGAGATCATTTAAATCACGTCGAATAGTTTGCGGGCTAACATCAAAATGTGCAACCAGCTCTTCAGTGCTGACATAACCTTGAAGGCGCACCAGCTCGATTATTGCATCATGTCGCTGAGTTTGCTTCACAAAATTCCCCTAATATGTGCATAGATGGATTATAGTTGATCAAAATTATCCCCCCTATTTCAAGCCGATGCTGAAACTTAAAATCTATTGGGGCTTATTTGGCATTTTTTGGTTTTTTTGTTTACGCAAATTATCCCATAGCCCCATCATTAACCCGATGATTAATCCTGCAACGTGGGCGGCATTGGCAATGTTTAACGAAAATAGATCGAAATAGCCAACCAAGAGCCAAATGACAGAGACAGCAATTAACCCTCTGGGAGCACTGATCCCACGTTTGGGAGACATTTCACCCGTTAGCCAAACATACCCGAGCAGTGCGTAGACGACACCGGATAGTCCCCCGAAATGAGATCCGCTGAACAATGATTGCGCCCAACCACTGAAAATTGCGGATACTATCGTGATTTCAAAAAGTTTGCCGCTGCCAATCTTCTGCTCAACCTGGCTACCGAAATACCACCATAATACAAGGTTAAAGAGCAGGTGTGTCAGGGAGAAATGCAATAGAGCTGGGCTTATCCAGCGCCATAACTCCAGATACTGATCACTGTTGGCCGGCCATGCCAGCCCGTTCATAACATCCGGTATGTCCGCCATTGCTATCCAGCAGTAAATAAGGATACAGAGCAGGGTTATGGCGATAGTCAGTGGTCCAGACTGGCTTTTAAGCGTACTTAAATTCAGGTTGTTATGATATTTGAAGCTGACAGATTTGCCTGTTTGCCAACTGGCCGCTTGATAGCGTTCATTGAGTGGATCGTGAGCAAAGTGGCGAAGCTCCTCTTCAACCCGACTTAATTGGCTGTCATCCTCTAACCAGAGTTCAACTAATGGTGGCTCATTGGTGGGTCGCATGGTCAAATGAATGCCTTGCGTCGCCATATAATCAATAAAGGCTTGAGCCAGCCGAGGGTTAGATATTGAGGTTATATGGATCATTGCTCGTCTTATCTCTGCCTTAAGTTGAAGTTAATTGCACCAGGGTTAACTGCATTGGAGCTAATGACATTGGAATCAGTGCGTTAAAGGTTTATTTAGTGTGGACAGCGTGAGGATAGTCTCTCTGCCAGACTTCAAAACCGCCATTGACACTGTAAACGGTCTCAAATCCCATATTGATCAGGTACTGTGCTGCTCCTTGGCTACTATGGCCGTGGTAGCACATCACCATGACCGGTTGGTCAAAATCCGCTTCCTGTAGAAAGCTATTGAGCGTTTCGTTTGTTAGGTGAAACGCATCGGTTGCGTGTCCGGTATGGAAACTTTGTGGATCGCGTATATCAACCATGACTGCGGTTTTATCGAGCCAATGCTGGTAAGCCTGTTCAGGAGTTATCGTTTGAAAATGGTCCATAAATACTCAACATAGTTTCTAAAATTTTCATTTTCAATATATTCATTTCTTAATAGTCGTCTGATATGACCTGACTGCCTTCCCAATATAACTATTGGGAAGGCGTAGAAATATAGAGATAGAAAACGTTAGAAACAAAAAAATGGTTAAAAATTGTCAAAACAAGAATCAAAAATCAGTAGTATGAATGTTCACCGCGCTGGTGCTCAGTCAGATCTTTCACGCCTTTTAATTCAGGGAACATCTGTAATAACTGTTTTTCAATTCCCTCTTTCAGAGTGACATCGACCATTGAACAGCCGTTACATCCACCACCGAATTGCAGGATAGCATAACCTTCATCGGTGATTTCCATCAGGCTGACACGACCACCATGCCCTGCCAGTTGTGGATTGATCTGCGATTGCAAGACGTATTCAACACGATCAATCAGTGGGGCATCATCCGCCACTTTACGCATTTTAGCGTTCGGGGCTTTCAGGGTCAGTTGGGAACCCAGTTGATCGGTCACAAAATCAATGACGGCTTCTTCCAGAAAAGGGGCACTAATTTCATCAATATAAGCAGAGAGTTGATCGAACTTCAATTCGGTGTCAGTGGCTTCAACAGCATCCGGTGGGCAATAGGAAACACCGCACTCAGCGGTTGGCGTTCCTGGATTAATAACAAAGACGCGGATCTGTGTGCCCGGTTCTTGATTTGCCAGTAGCTTGGCAAAATGTGCTTGCGCTGCTTCAGTAATATTAATCATGTCATTTGCTCAATAGTTGACTGTTCTAGTTGGTTATAATACGCCCATTTATAAAGGAACTACAAGGTTCGGCATATTGCCCAGGCCTGTACAGAGCGAGCACCAGCACGAATCATCAACTGTGAAGCTTCATGCAGCGTTGTACCCGTGGTGATCACATCGTCGAAAATAGCGACATGTTGATCAGTAAAATCGCCCTGTAATTGAAAGGCTTGCTTAAGATTGGTTCTCCTTTGGGCGGCAGAGAGTCCCCGCTGCGTGAGTGTAGCACGTGAACGGTGCAAAAAATCGGGTTGATATGGACATTGCAGCCAACGTGATAGGGTTCGGGTAATGAGTTCAATGTGATCAAAACCACGTTGCCAGCGTTTTCTGCTGTGCAAAGGAATGCCTAGTATGCGATCTGGCTTATGCCAGCGGCCTTCACGATAGCCTTGCAACCAATGCAGCAA
The sequence above is drawn from the Xenorhabdus ishibashii genome and encodes:
- the glpD gene encoding glycerol-3-phosphate dehydrogenase; the protein is METKDLIVIGGGINGAGIAADAAGRGLSVLLLEGQDLASATSSASSKLIHGGLRYLEHYEFRLVSEALAEREVLLKLAPHIAFPMRFRLPHQPHLRPAWMIRIGLFLYDNLGKRVSLPGSKGLKFGTNSVLKSSITRGFEYSDCWVDDARLVVLNAQEVQKHGGEVRTRTQVTRAWRENGYWMVEATDLKTGETNTWRAKGLVNATGPWVKNFFDNGLQLKSPYGIRLIKGSHIVVPRVHDEPQAYILQNEDHRIVFVIPWNDEFSIIGTTDVEYKGDPKEVKIEDKEIDYLLKVYNDHFKKQLGRDDIVWTYSGVRPLCDDESDSPQAITRDYTLDVQDEQGQTPLLSVFGGKLTTYRKLAEHAMDKLAQYYPNAGKAWTKNGKLPGSELEGCDRDGYARLLRQRHNWLPEGVALRYARTYGSNSQFILKGVEALTDLGECFGHNLYEAELRYLVEHEWVTQLDDAIWRRTKLGMWLTDEQKQRVADWLTQNAKAA
- a CDS encoding DeoR/GlpR family transcriptional regulator: MKQTQRHDAIIELVRLQGYVSTEELVAHFDVSPQTIRRDLNDLADKNKIQRHHGGAALPSSSVNTAYHDRKIMWSDEKARIAQQVATQIPNGATLFIDIGTTPEAVAHALLNHRDLRIVTNNLNVATLFMGKEDFRLILAGGEVRSRDGGIIGEATLDFISQFRLDFGILGISGIDSDGSLLEFDYHEVRTKRAIIENSRCVMLVADHSKFGRNAMVNLGNMNLIDFLFTDKAPPTGVQKIIEQHNVKLELC
- the glpG gene encoding rhomboid family intramembrane serine protease GlpG, translated to MIHITSISNPRLAQAFIDYMATQGIHLTMRPTNEPPLVELWLEDDSQLSRVEEELRHFAHDPLNERYQAASWQTGKSVSFKYHNNLNLSTLKSQSGPLTIAITLLCILIYCWIAMADIPDVMNGLAWPANSDQYLELWRWISPALLHFSLTHLLFNLVLWWYFGSQVEQKIGSGKLFEITIVSAIFSGWAQSLFSGSHFGGLSGVVYALLGYVWLTGEMSPKRGISAPRGLIAVSVIWLLVGYFDLFSLNIANAAHVAGLIIGLMMGLWDNLRKQKNQKMPNKPQ
- the glpE gene encoding thiosulfate sulfurtransferase GlpE, yielding MDHFQTITPEQAYQHWLDKTAVMVDIRDPQSFHTGHATDAFHLTNETLNSFLQEADFDQPVMVMCYHGHSSQGAAQYLINMGFETVYSVNGGFEVWQRDYPHAVHTK
- the nfuA gene encoding Fe-S biogenesis protein NfuA; the encoded protein is MINITEAAQAHFAKLLANQEPGTQIRVFVINPGTPTAECGVSYCPPDAVEATDTELKFDQLSAYIDEISAPFLEEAVIDFVTDQLGSQLTLKAPNAKMRKVADDAPLIDRVEYVLQSQINPQLAGHGGRVSLMEITDEGYAILQFGGGCNGCSMVDVTLKEGIEKQLLQMFPELKGVKDLTEHQRGEHSYY
- the gntX gene encoding DNA utilization protein GntX, which produces MLTMVGYCWLCHQNLYFAHHGICYICHHQLKRLQHVCPRCAQPSESGNLPCGRCVKNPPAWQYLIAITDYTPPLSQLIQRYKYYNTPQLAPVLARLFLLHWLQGYREGRWHKPDRILGIPLHSRKRWQRGFDHIELITRTLSRWLQCPYQPDFLHRSRATLTQRGLSAAQRRTNLKQAFQLQGDFTDQHVAIFDDVITTGTTLHEASQLMIRAGARSVQAWAICRTL